One region of Halohasta litchfieldiae genomic DNA includes:
- a CDS encoding DUF5798 family protein has product MGLGSTTKKIQMLADTAEKMFHRLNEVREQVDTTQETVQNTGDRVQTLETEIVEQRAIIEAIATELDIDLDAVSADAHILDAEAEAGAVDESESADTDDPETEA; this is encoded by the coding sequence ATGGGACTCGGAAGCACGACAAAGAAAATCCAGATGCTTGCAGATACCGCCGAAAAGATGTTCCACCGGCTCAACGAGGTCCGTGAGCAGGTCGACACGACACAGGAGACTGTCCAGAACACCGGCGACCGGGTGCAGACGCTCGAAACAGAGATCGTCGAACAGCGGGCGATCATCGAAGCGATTGCGACCGAACTCGATATCGATCTCGATGCAGTCTCGGCGGATGCACATATTCTCGACGCTGAGGCCGAGGCTGGAGCCGTCGACGAATCGGAGTCAGCTGACACGGACGATCCGGAGACCGAAGCCTAA
- a CDS encoding acyl-CoA dehydrogenase family protein produces MDFELSAENQERREEVRAFCEAELAPIAQKIEDDRRFPAEIFDELGDRGLLGVPISEAYGGRGAGQQAYSLVVEELGRVSGGTGLSYAAHTSLASKPLDAFGTEAQKERWLEPLARGESLGAWALTEPESGSDASNLQTQAVKDGDEWVINGTKQFITNANVADSIILKAVTDPEAGYDGISTFILDPHADDGFEITKIWDKMGLHSSPTCTFTLDDVRLPEDRLLGETGEGWTQTLTTLDGGRISIAALSTGLAQGAYEAAKTYAGEREQFDQPIAEFDAVRDLIVEMYRKTERARLLTRKAAWKYDRGESTTNAAALAKLDASEAAREVAESAIQVLGGHGYMTEYAPQRFYRDAKLMEIGEGTSQIQRLIIGRELSL; encoded by the coding sequence ATGGATTTCGAGCTATCCGCGGAAAATCAGGAGCGACGCGAGGAGGTTCGGGCGTTCTGTGAGGCGGAACTGGCCCCCATTGCCCAGAAAATCGAGGACGACCGACGGTTTCCGGCCGAGATCTTCGACGAACTCGGCGACCGTGGGCTGTTGGGCGTGCCGATCAGCGAAGCCTACGGGGGCCGAGGGGCTGGCCAGCAGGCCTACTCGCTGGTCGTCGAGGAGCTTGGCCGTGTCTCCGGCGGTACTGGCCTCTCGTATGCGGCCCACACCTCACTGGCCTCGAAACCGCTCGACGCCTTCGGCACGGAGGCCCAGAAAGAGCGCTGGCTCGAACCCCTTGCACGCGGCGAGTCGCTCGGCGCGTGGGCGCTCACCGAACCCGAAAGCGGTTCGGATGCCTCCAACCTCCAGACACAGGCCGTCAAAGACGGCGACGAGTGGGTGATAAACGGCACAAAGCAGTTTATTACGAACGCCAACGTCGCCGATTCGATCATTCTGAAGGCCGTCACTGATCCCGAGGCAGGTTACGACGGCATCTCGACGTTTATTCTCGATCCCCACGCAGACGACGGCTTCGAAATTACCAAGATTTGGGACAAGATGGGTCTCCACAGTTCGCCGACGTGCACGTTCACCCTCGACGACGTGCGGCTTCCCGAGGACCGACTGCTGGGTGAGACGGGCGAGGGCTGGACACAGACGCTCACAACGCTCGACGGGGGTCGAATCTCGATTGCAGCCCTGTCGACGGGGCTAGCACAGGGTGCCTACGAGGCCGCCAAAACGTACGCTGGCGAACGCGAGCAGTTCGACCAGCCGATAGCGGAGTTCGATGCCGTTCGGGATCTGATCGTCGAGATGTACCGCAAAACCGAACGTGCGCGACTGCTGACTCGGAAAGCCGCGTGGAAATACGACCGCGGGGAGTCGACGACGAATGCGGCCGCCTTGGCAAAGCTTGATGCCTCGGAAGCCGCCCGTGAGGTCGCCGAAAGCGCGATTCAGGTACTCGGCGGCCACGGCTATATGACCGAGTACGCTCCACAGCGGTTCTACCGGGATGCGAAGCTGATGGAGATCGGCGAGGGAACCAGTCAAATACAGCGACTGATAATTGGACGGGAATTATCGCTTTAA
- a CDS encoding histidine kinase N-terminal 7TM domain-containing protein: MYSMLPVFQLAVLSGLLSTVLAVVSYRVCETQSKLVQYSFVGVAISCALWAFGYSIYLIASPAESYNALRWLWLGLIPYSTLWFVFVVAYTDQKSLLTRPVLGLLAIEPVVMLGAALTMPAHRLFVSGETTGMVGSQLVVLPTLEPIFAFHQTYMFLLGVLSILFLIRTLGDTDPAYHPQLLVLVAAGAVPLLGPVQQLFNFELAAIHGPPLVLSLFSTLILLGSARYRLFDILPTAHGRVLSTMEDGVVLVDDEGRIRIANTAARRQLLLPDPVIGLDAASVLPGGEQLLQFSNRDDLPDSESPAESEAAQRTDGGEAQLRPHPSGVELCLDDGSQFIVSTEPVPAELSVEGQLLVFRDVTAQREQELEFQAVIEHTSDIVTIVDPDGRISYVSPSVEPELAYTQLELVGRDLSELFHPDDIEPIEAEMEAVADSDRTINSQYRVQTDDGDWRMVETTVRGSHSTPATDGVIITIRDITDRYQNQQRRRVMNRVLRHDLRNDMNVVVGHAEILTETLDAKRGRHAETIEQKASNLVRLGEKVRKIDQRLHGRDQELKRIDLSRIVEDEVQSIHETYPDTEIRTRVENASILGDTLIRSAVTNLIENAVEHNDSETPEVDVVVTHCPETDRVELTVSDNGPGVPEAEQRVITAGIETPLEHISGLGLWLVKWIVEGMDGELAIENTDPRGSVVTLSFPSLADANAAAADRSATASASRTRPMGGDSVGAPIQTTTRSDE, encoded by the coding sequence ATGTACTCGATGCTCCCGGTATTTCAACTCGCAGTACTGTCGGGACTTCTTTCGACGGTGCTTGCGGTCGTTTCCTACCGGGTGTGTGAGACTCAATCGAAGTTAGTGCAGTACTCGTTTGTTGGCGTTGCGATCTCCTGTGCGCTCTGGGCTTTCGGCTATTCGATCTATCTCATAGCGTCCCCTGCCGAAAGTTACAACGCACTGCGCTGGCTGTGGCTCGGGTTGATTCCCTACAGTACGCTGTGGTTCGTCTTCGTGGTTGCCTACACCGACCAGAAGTCCCTCCTGACACGACCGGTCCTCGGGCTCTTGGCTATCGAGCCCGTGGTCATGTTGGGAGCCGCACTGACGATGCCGGCCCACCGACTGTTCGTCAGCGGCGAGACGACCGGGATGGTCGGCAGCCAACTCGTCGTCCTCCCGACACTCGAACCGATCTTCGCCTTTCATCAAACCTATATGTTTCTGCTGGGGGTGTTGTCGATACTGTTCCTCATTCGCACCCTCGGCGACACCGACCCGGCCTACCATCCACAGCTGTTGGTGTTGGTGGCAGCCGGAGCCGTTCCACTGCTCGGCCCGGTCCAACAGCTGTTTAATTTTGAGCTGGCCGCAATCCACGGACCGCCGTTGGTGTTGAGCCTGTTTAGTACGCTCATTTTGCTCGGCAGTGCCCGCTACCGGCTGTTCGACATTCTACCGACCGCCCACGGCCGTGTGCTGTCGACGATGGAAGACGGCGTCGTGTTGGTCGACGACGAGGGCCGAATTCGCATCGCAAACACTGCTGCCCGTCGCCAACTCTTGTTGCCCGATCCGGTGATCGGTCTTGATGCGGCCTCGGTACTCCCCGGTGGCGAGCAGTTGCTCCAGTTCAGCAATCGAGATGATCTCCCAGACAGCGAGTCTCCGGCCGAGTCGGAGGCGGCTCAGCGGACCGATGGTGGCGAGGCCCAACTCCGGCCCCATCCATCCGGTGTCGAACTGTGTCTCGACGACGGGAGCCAGTTCATCGTCAGCACCGAACCGGTCCCAGCCGAACTCTCGGTCGAGGGCCAACTGCTGGTGTTCCGGGATGTCACGGCCCAACGCGAACAGGAGTTGGAGTTCCAGGCGGTAATCGAACACACGAGCGACATCGTGACGATTGTCGACCCGGACGGCCGGATTAGCTACGTGAGTCCGTCGGTCGAGCCGGAGTTGGCCTACACACAGCTCGAACTCGTCGGCCGGGACCTCAGTGAACTGTTCCACCCCGACGACATCGAGCCAATCGAAGCCGAAATGGAGGCGGTCGCCGACAGTGATCGGACGATCAACTCCCAGTACCGTGTGCAGACCGACGATGGCGACTGGCGGATGGTCGAAACCACCGTTCGCGGCAGTCACTCGACACCGGCAACCGACGGTGTCATTATCACGATCCGTGACATCACCGACCGCTATCAGAATCAACAGCGTCGACGGGTGATGAACCGCGTGCTCCGCCACGACCTCAGAAACGATATGAACGTCGTGGTCGGCCACGCCGAAATCCTTACCGAGACGCTCGATGCCAAGCGCGGTCGACATGCCGAGACCATCGAACAGAAGGCGAGCAATCTGGTACGCCTCGGCGAAAAAGTCCGGAAGATCGACCAGCGGCTCCATGGCCGTGATCAGGAACTCAAGCGGATCGATCTCTCGCGAATCGTCGAAGACGAGGTGCAGTCGATCCACGAAACGTATCCGGACACCGAGATTCGAACCCGGGTTGAGAACGCTTCGATCCTAGGTGATACGCTGATCCGGTCGGCGGTCACCAACCTCATCGAGAACGCAGTCGAACACAACGACAGCGAGACGCCGGAGGTCGACGTTGTCGTCACTCACTGTCCGGAGACCGACCGGGTCGAACTCACCGTCAGCGACAACGGCCCGGGGGTTCCCGAGGCCGAACAGCGAGTGATCACTGCTGGCATCGAGACACCGCTCGAACATATCAGCGGACTGGGGCTGTGGCTCGTCAAATGGATTGTCGAGGGGATGGACGGCGAGCTGGCCATCGAGAACACCGACCCCCGTGGTTCGGTCGTGACGCTGTCGTTCCCATCGCTTGCGGATGCCAACGCTGCGGCTGCCGACCGATCCGCGACCGCCAGCGCATCGAGGACCAGACC
- a CDS encoding geranylgeranylglycerol-phosphate geranylgeranyltransferase: MATLAVRGRACLDLTRPGNAIAAGLLTFTGAFVAGGVSGAPAAVGAAVIATLTATGGGNAINDYFDREIDAINQPERPIPRGDISARGALRFSLVLFGIATAAALTLPAVAIAIAVFNFIALVAYTELFKGLPGVGNALVGYLTGSTFLFGGAAVDRPLGAVTLFGLAAIATLTREIVKDVEDIAGDREEGLRTLPIVIGERRALLIGVAVMVLAVAASGWPYLTGTFGVVYLAVVIPADLVMLGATVRAFTAPRTGQRWLKRGMLLAAVAFVAGRAVVVIGT, translated from the coding sequence ATGGCAACGTTGGCGGTTCGTGGGCGGGCCTGTCTCGACCTCACGCGGCCGGGGAACGCGATAGCTGCGGGACTGCTCACGTTTACCGGTGCGTTCGTCGCTGGGGGTGTGAGTGGTGCGCCGGCGGCTGTGGGAGCTGCAGTCATCGCAACGCTCACCGCGACCGGCGGCGGCAACGCGATCAACGACTACTTCGACCGGGAGATCGACGCGATCAACCAGCCCGAGCGACCGATTCCACGGGGTGACATCTCCGCGCGCGGCGCACTGCGGTTCAGCCTCGTACTCTTCGGGATCGCCACCGCCGCCGCACTGACGCTCCCGGCGGTCGCCATCGCCATCGCCGTCTTCAATTTCATCGCACTGGTGGCCTACACGGAGCTATTTAAAGGGTTGCCAGGGGTTGGCAACGCGTTGGTCGGCTATCTGACCGGGAGCACATTCCTCTTTGGCGGCGCAGCAGTCGACAGGCCGCTCGGTGCGGTCACCCTGTTCGGACTCGCGGCCATCGCAACGCTCACCCGCGAAATCGTCAAAGATGTCGAAGATATCGCCGGCGACCGAGAGGAGGGACTGCGGACGTTACCGATTGTGATCGGTGAGCGCCGCGCGCTACTGATCGGAGTTGCTGTGATGGTCCTCGCGGTCGCCGCAAGCGGCTGGCCGTATCTCACGGGGACGTTCGGTGTCGTCTATCTCGCGGTTGTGATTCCGGCCGATCTGGTGATGCTCGGCGCGACGGTACGGGCGTTTACGGCACCGCGGACGGGCCAGCGATGGCTGAAACGTGGGATGTTGTTGGCCGCAGTGGCGTTCGTTGCTGGCCGAGCGGTGGTGGTAATCGGGACATAA
- the surE gene encoding 5'/3'-nucleotidase SurE: MDGPRILLTNDDGIDSVGFRALYEGLSTLGDVIAVAPADDQSSVGRSISRAVDVRDHELGYEVAGTPVDCVIAGLGTLCPDVDLVVSGCNKGANIGAYVLGRSGTVSAAVEAAFFDVPAISVSLYIDAGDDWQQLATDPADFRHATAATRYLVDHAGEAGVFEAADYLNVNVPYIETESGRIEPSEMVVTHPSTRYEMGAERNGEQVDLQDNIWEMMRSGSITDPEGTDRRAVAEGQISVSPLTAPHSTKHHDALDSLAEQYRVENEGPS, translated from the coding sequence ATGGATGGGCCACGGATTCTGTTGACAAACGACGACGGGATCGACAGCGTCGGCTTTCGCGCGCTCTACGAGGGCCTTTCGACGCTCGGCGACGTGATCGCGGTCGCGCCCGCCGACGATCAAAGCTCAGTCGGGCGGTCGATCTCGCGGGCGGTCGACGTCCGCGACCACGAACTCGGCTACGAGGTAGCAGGGACGCCGGTCGACTGCGTGATCGCTGGCCTCGGGACCCTCTGTCCCGATGTCGATCTCGTCGTCTCGGGCTGTAACAAGGGCGCAAACATCGGAGCCTACGTCCTCGGTCGATCCGGAACCGTCAGTGCGGCTGTCGAAGCCGCCTTTTTTGACGTGCCTGCGATCTCGGTCTCGTTATATATTGACGCGGGCGACGACTGGCAGCAGCTCGCGACCGACCCCGCGGATTTCCGCCATGCGACCGCTGCAACCCGGTATCTCGTCGACCACGCGGGCGAGGCTGGCGTCTTCGAGGCCGCCGACTACCTGAACGTGAACGTCCCCTATATCGAGACCGAATCAGGACGCATCGAGCCGAGCGAGATGGTGGTCACCCATCCGTCGACGCGATACGAGATGGGAGCCGAGCGAAACGGCGAGCAGGTCGACTTGCAGGACAACATCTGGGAGATGATGCGTTCGGGGTCGATCACGGACCCAGAAGGAACCGACCGCCGAGCCGTGGCCGAGGGACAGATCAGCGTCTCGCCGTTGACCGCGCCTCACTCGACAAAACACCACGACGCGCTCGATAGCCTCGCAGAACAGTATCGGGTCGAAAACGAAGGGCCCAGTTAG
- a CDS encoding DNA-3-methyladenine glycosylase family protein, producing MVDVHDQLRQTELEPLVESYGELTLEPAEDLFERLVISIVNQLISTEAARTIRKRLFAAVDITPEGILAAEESTLREAGLSPQKVEYVRAVATWFLAEEVTTDQFAGQSDSAVIETLTEISGIGVWTAKMTLIFGLGRPDVFPVEDLAVRRGMTALFSDESRPEMRARAEDWAPYRSTATLYIWEYYVDENSTVDSIVS from the coding sequence GTGGTCGACGTACACGATCAGTTGCGGCAGACGGAGCTGGAACCCCTTGTCGAGAGCTACGGTGAGTTGACCCTTGAGCCAGCCGAGGACCTGTTCGAACGACTGGTCATCTCGATTGTCAACCAACTCATTTCGACTGAAGCCGCCCGAACGATTCGCAAACGCCTGTTTGCCGCGGTCGACATCACGCCGGAAGGAATCTTGGCCGCCGAGGAGTCGACGCTCCGCGAGGCTGGGCTCTCACCACAAAAAGTCGAGTACGTGCGGGCGGTCGCTACGTGGTTCCTAGCAGAGGAGGTCACTACCGACCAGTTTGCTGGCCAAAGCGATAGCGCCGTTATCGAGACGCTCACCGAGATCTCGGGCATCGGTGTGTGGACCGCAAAAATGACGCTCATCTTCGGACTGGGCCGTCCCGATGTCTTTCCCGTCGAGGATTTGGCGGTTCGCCGCGGGATGACCGCTCTGTTCAGCGATGAGTCCCGACCCGAAATGCGAGCGCGTGCCGAGGATTGGGCTCCGTATCGCTCGACTGCAACACTGTACATTTGGGAGTACTACGTCGACGAGAATTCGACTGTCGACAGCATCGTTAGCTAG
- a CDS encoding RIO1 family regulatory kinase/ATPase domain-containing protein, with protein sequence MRLRRLVRGRIDWPELETVIKTIAERYDRDEVSVRFLEADNWLSTPMVVDEDLFVKVISKQNTMVHALFTTGRNIGAFSAGTEGFFESFQTPYEMARHELEATREMRELGINTPEPVEAFEVDGFGVVVLEYLPDFRPLDELDPESELGLAVDLFDALKTLHDAGLAHGDLRAENVLILDAELFFIDATNVNSEGNNSIRWYDLACGLAALEPLIGAREAVDAALAVYSVDELLNAMDFLSFVKIRPDHDFEAAALTSEIEKRATDSQRA encoded by the coding sequence ATGCGTCTACGCCGCCTGGTCCGCGGCCGGATCGACTGGCCCGAACTGGAGACTGTCATCAAAACCATTGCCGAGCGGTACGACCGCGATGAGGTCAGCGTCCGGTTTCTGGAGGCTGATAACTGGCTGTCGACGCCGATGGTCGTCGACGAGGACCTGTTCGTGAAGGTCATCAGCAAGCAGAACACGATGGTCCATGCGCTGTTCACGACCGGGCGGAATATCGGGGCCTTCTCAGCCGGGACTGAGGGTTTCTTTGAGTCCTTCCAGACACCCTACGAGATGGCCCGCCACGAACTGGAGGCGACCCGCGAGATGCGCGAACTCGGCATCAACACCCCCGAACCGGTCGAGGCGTTCGAGGTCGACGGCTTCGGGGTCGTGGTGCTCGAATATCTCCCCGATTTCAGACCGCTGGACGAACTCGATCCGGAGAGCGAGTTGGGACTGGCAGTCGACTTGTTCGACGCCTTGAAAACGCTCCACGACGCCGGGTTGGCCCACGGCGACCTGCGGGCCGAGAACGTCCTCATTTTGGACGCCGAACTGTTCTTTATCGACGCGACGAACGTCAACAGCGAAGGCAACAATTCGATTCGATGGTACGATCTAGCCTGTGGACTGGCCGCCCTTGAACCGCTAATCGGTGCGCGGGAGGCCGTCGACGCCGCGCTGGCGGTCTACTCGGTCGACGAGTTGCTCAATGCGATGGATTTCCTGAGTTTCGTGAAAATCCGCCCTGACCATGATTTCGAGGCCGCCGCGCTGACGAGTGAGATCGAAAAACGGGCGACTGATAGTCAGCGCGCCTGA
- a CDS encoding RAD55 family ATPase: MYELTADLDEEVLPGTNILISGPPLTGKRSLALDILANGVEKGEGAIIVTTKDSATRVLEDFARRTKYEGRPVAVVDCVTRQQGVGEVREDKRIKYTSSPVDMTGIGIKLSEFLQAFHQDQGITHNRIMVHSLSTLLMYADLQTVFRFLHVFTGRIQSVDGLGVFCIDSTSHDDQAMNTLTQLFDGVIRMKEDEPPEVRLQQ, encoded by the coding sequence ATGTATGAGCTTACTGCGGATCTCGATGAGGAAGTCCTACCGGGAACGAATATACTGATTTCCGGACCACCACTGACAGGAAAACGGTCGCTTGCGCTCGATATCCTCGCCAACGGCGTCGAAAAAGGCGAGGGTGCGATTATCGTCACGACAAAGGACAGTGCAACCCGTGTACTGGAGGACTTTGCACGACGCACCAAGTACGAGGGTCGACCGGTCGCGGTCGTCGACTGTGTCACCCGCCAGCAGGGCGTTGGTGAAGTACGGGAGGACAAACGCATCAAATACACTTCCTCGCCGGTCGACATGACCGGAATTGGGATCAAACTCTCCGAGTTCCTGCAGGCGTTCCATCAGGATCAGGGAATCACTCACAACCGGATCATGGTCCATTCGCTGTCGACGCTGTTGATGTATGCCGATCTCCAGACCGTCTTCCGATTCCTCCACGTCTTTACGGGCCGCATCCAGAGCGTCGACGGGCTGGGCGTCTTCTGTATCGACTCGACGTCCCACGACGATCAGGCGATGAACACCCTTACGCAGCTCTTTGACGGCGTGATTCGGATGAAGGAAGACGAGCCGCCGGAAGTCCGACTCCAGCAATAA
- a CDS encoding CoA-binding protein: MAVSDDDTLRELLGMNRIAVVGCSSTPGKAAHEIPAYLQRQGYEIYPVNPFADEILGREAVDSLSEIENEIDLVDVFRPSEEVAGIVDETLDRTESTGDVEAIWLQLGIHDDAAVEKAEAAGLTVVEDRCMKVEHQRLME; the protein is encoded by the coding sequence ATGGCTGTCTCAGATGACGACACCCTTCGTGAACTGCTCGGGATGAATCGAATCGCGGTTGTTGGCTGTTCGAGCACGCCAGGCAAAGCCGCCCACGAGATCCCTGCCTATCTCCAGCGACAGGGGTACGAGATCTACCCCGTCAACCCATTTGCCGACGAAATTCTCGGTCGGGAGGCCGTCGACTCACTGAGTGAGATCGAAAACGAAATCGATCTCGTCGACGTCTTTCGCCCCAGCGAAGAGGTTGCTGGCATCGTCGACGAAACGCTCGACCGCACGGAGTCAACGGGCGATGTCGAGGCGATCTGGCTCCAGTTGGGTATTCATGACGATGCGGCGGTCGAGAAAGCAGAAGCGGCCGGACTGACCGTGGTCGAAGATCGGTGTATGAAAGTCGAACACCAGCGTTTGATGGAGTAA
- a CDS encoding IS5-like element ISHla2 family transposase — MKTLPKSQILRFTEKAIHLARRAVSRYSSKFSKHRYTLPQHVVLLCLKVRKNTTYRGLLDELIEMPRIRQALGLTELPTPSTLCKAFNRLDMAVWRVVLTLSATLLPTSGIVGVDASGFGRSHASKHYTKRAELTIQQLKVTLLVDTKVNAILDLHVTTTRKHDSQIAPSLIKRNPETIDILLGDKGYDDQKIRRLARHHEVRPLIKHREFTSLHKAWNARLDADLYGQRSQSETVNSTLKRKYGAFVRSRQWWKQFRELVLRCLVYNIDRAL; from the coding sequence ATGAAGACCCTCCCGAAGTCGCAGATTCTCCGTTTTACTGAGAAGGCGATCCACCTAGCACGCCGAGCAGTCTCTCGATACTCCTCGAAGTTTTCTAAACACCGCTATACACTCCCGCAGCACGTTGTTCTACTGTGTCTCAAAGTTCGGAAGAACACGACCTATCGTGGTCTGCTTGACGAACTGATCGAGATGCCACGCATTCGTCAAGCTCTTGGATTAACTGAACTACCTACGCCATCAACGCTCTGTAAGGCGTTCAATCGGCTTGATATGGCTGTATGGCGTGTTGTATTGACTCTCTCAGCGACGCTACTTCCGACGAGTGGAATCGTTGGAGTTGATGCGTCAGGGTTCGGCCGCAGTCACGCCTCAAAACATTACACGAAACGGGCTGAACTCACGATTCAGCAGCTCAAAGTGACGCTGTTGGTAGATACGAAAGTGAACGCAATTCTCGATCTGCACGTGACGACGACACGAAAACACGATAGTCAGATCGCTCCATCGTTGATCAAACGCAACCCCGAGACCATCGACATTCTGCTCGGTGACAAAGGCTACGACGACCAGAAGATCAGACGACTTGCCCGTCACCACGAGGTTCGGCCACTGATTAAGCATCGTGAGTTCACATCTCTCCACAAGGCATGGAACGCACGCTTAGACGCTGATCTCTACGGACAGAGAAGTCAATCAGAGACGGTCAACTCAACGCTCAAACGAAAGTACGGTGCCTTCGTTCGCTCCCGACAATGGTGGAAACAGTTCCGTGAACTCGTTCTTAGATGTCTTGTCTACAATATCGACCGAGCCCTCTAA